One Anopheles marshallii chromosome 3, idAnoMarsDA_429_01, whole genome shotgun sequence genomic region harbors:
- the LOC128714451 gene encoding dnaJ protein homolog 1: MGKDYYKTLGIPRGSTDEDIKKAYRKLALKYHPDKNKSPGAEEKFKEVAEAYEVLSDKKKREMYDKFGEEGLKGRASNGTSNSSQNFTYEFHGDPRATFAQFFGSNNPFGSFFDMHNDSLFNSSIFNDDDFFTPFSGLGNRHGLGGAFRSHSFNVHSPLKKEKIQDPPIEHDLYVTLEEIYHGCVKKMKISRRVLQPDSTSKKEDKCVTISIKPGWKSGTKVTFQKEGDQTKGKIPADIVFIVRDKPHVWFRREGSDLRYTARLTLKQALCGVIFEVPTMTGEKLRISTKQEIIKPNTVKRIQGYGLPFPKEPSRKGDLLVAFDIKFPDKLSTSEKEMLNNMLPNS; this comes from the exons ATGGGGAAAGATTATTACAAAACTCTCGGTATACCGAGAGGATCTACGGATGAAGATATAAAAAAGGCCTATCGAAAACTAGCGCTAAAATATCATCcggacaaaaacaaatcacctgGCGCAGAGGAAAAGTTTAAAGAAGTTGCGGAAGCGTATGAAGTGTtgtcggacaagaagaagcgAGAAATGTATGACAAGTTTGGCGAGGAAGGATTAAAAGGAC GAGCTTCAAACGGCACGTCAAACTCCTCACAGAATTTTACTTACGAATTCCACGGAGATCCCAGAGCAACATTTGCACAATTTTTCGGCTCAAACAACCCATTCGGATCGTTTTTCGATATGCACAACGATAGTTTATTCAATAGCAGTATTTTCAACGATGACGATTTCTTCACACCCTTCAGTGGTTTGGGTAATCGGCACGGTCTAGGTGGAGCCTTCAG GTCACACTCATTCAACGTCCACTCGCCgcttaaaaaagagaaaattcaGGATCCCCCGATTGAGCACGATCTGTACGTTACGCTAGAAGAGATCTATCATGGCTGTGTGAAGAAGATGAAGATTTCGCGCCGTGTTCTACAACCAGACAGTACATCGAAAAAAGAGGACAAATGCGTGACCATATCCATAAAGCCTGGATGGAAGTCTGGTACGAAAGTTACCTTCCAGAAGGAGGGTGACCaaacaaagggaaaaataCCTGCTGACATTGTATTTATCGTTCGCGATAAACCCCACGTATGGTTTCGACGCGAAGGAAGTGATCTTCGATATACTGCTCGATTGACGTTAAAACAG GCTCTCTGTGGTGTAATTTTTGAGGTACCCACTATGACAGGAGAAAAGCTGCGTATCAGTACAAAACAGGAAATCATTAAACCTAATACGGTAAAGCGCATCCAAGGCTACGGGCTACCGTTTCCGAAGGAGCCGTCGCGAAAAGGCGATCTGCTCGTGGCGTTCGATATTAAGTTTCCCGATAAGCTTAGTACTTCGGAAAAGGAAATGCTTAACAATATGCTTCCCAATTCGTAG